ATCACTACTAATTGAAGCCATATTTAATGACAGGCCGATTTTATTTTGACTAGATCCTAATTCGTTCAGATTAATACCATTAAAATTATCACAGAGTTGATCAGCAATGCTACTGTTACGCCGATTACTACAACTACTTCCACTACTGCTCGAGCTCACACCACTCAAGTTGTTGACACCAGACCCCGAGAACCCGCTATCTCTTCTTGCGAAAAGCGACCAGTCTGGTAGTGACTTTGGTTGTGGAAGCGAATTTTGTTGTGTGTAATGGCTTTGTTTGCTAGGAGGTGCAATTGTTTGCCAATCAACGTTTCGATTTGATGTGCCGCTACCAAGCCCTGGAGCCAAATTTCCCGATGATGAGGCAGAATTATTGGAAATTGATGATGACGATGTCATTGAAGAAACAGATGAAACCGATGCATCCGACTCCATCACTTTGCTTTTATTCATTTTATAGTTATTGACGGCTTTGGGTTCCATTAATCTGTCAGTTGCTTGTAAATGATCTTCCAAGTGTCGCAACCAAACATTTAGTGATCTAAATTAATAAGTTTATAATTAACATTTAATCTGTTtcacaaaaaaaaaggttaatgtTACCGGCGGTCCTCGTTACTTATAGCGGGATGAATGAGCATAtatgaaaaaatttgttgaaccaacTCCGTGGGTACTCGCTCGTTCATAAGATCTCTCACAGCTGCTGGAATCAGAGCCAAATAAGCTAGTTTTGCATCATCGTTTCCTGGTTTTAATAGCGGTAGCATTCCCAACATCTCCCGAAGTATCTCCTTTTTCTTATCATATAACTTGTGCTCATCGCAATTTGTAATTTGAAAATCAGAACCGTAACACTGCATGGTTTCCTTGTCTAATGGGCCTGATGCCAAAGCATCGGCGGCGTCATTCAAATGCAACGTCCTGTAGGCGTTTAATAAATTTTGCAAATACGAAGGATTGTTCGCATTTATGTCAACAATAACGCTGGTAAGATTACCTTCTGAGCTAAAGTTTTGCGTTAGGGCATGATCAATAGCgtattgtaaaaattttaaactagaATATTTTAGACGTTTCAGCAAAGCATACATAACCACGGTTCGCTCGCAATCATTCCAACTTTCGAAAAAGTTTGTTACTGTAGCAACCTGTTCGCTGAAAGTTTTTCGATTATTTTCAGTTTTATATAATTCATTATCTTTGTTATTAACGTCATAGCTTTCACATTTCGGGTGGCCAACGCCACTGTTCTCTTGGGTAATATATTTCATTGCAGTTTTCTGTAATATTTCATATACTATGAAATTCCTTCCTGACTTGttataattttgtttgaaaacttGCAGCAGAGATCTAAACAGGAAAATAATGTGCTGAaataaatttacaataaaaattattcatgCCTAGTTATAATCAGGGATAAGAATAATAAGACAAAAAATATTCATACAGTTTATCGACAATTCTAATATGTCTCTGGACTCACTTCCCACCCTCCGCAACGATTTCTCCGGCGCAGTTAGTGTCGATTGTTTGTTGTTCGTCGATCGAATCTGCTTATCTAATAATAAACGACAAATAGTGATACCTGCTTGTTAGCACTTTTCGTATACCGATAAACCTTAATTTGGTGTTTACACATTTAATTTGCTTTCTTAcagatatttattttttattatggcAATTGCCTCATTTCTTGCTAAATTAGACATTATCTAATAATAtccaaaatattttcaataattgtAACCATCATCAGGTAGGcgctttatttttatatacatatgtaatactaaTTTAGGTATATACAAAAAAGCCTATATATTGCAAAAGCCTATATATCACTTTAGAGAATAGTACATAATCATATATAACGGGTAAATACAGTTCAGTAACTAAaccaaagataaaaataaagccTAATACAGTTTAAATTTCGCACTCATTAATCCTTCTTCGTTTTAAAGCCTCAGAATAATTAATAACAGCGATATTTTCGATGGATTTTTGTAAGAAATTATCAAAACACAAAAAGTTTCAATACTTACACACGGTGGTATTGCCCCAGACATAAGCCAAAAAGTAACTAAAATGTCTAACACAAAGTTCAATTGTTGGAACctcatttttatattcaaagacAAAGCAACTTCAATACTCCGATATAAATCGTTAAAACATTGGCTCTACCAGGATCGCCAAAATCCGTTAGCTTTTATCTTGCTCAATATTACTGTGCTTCCAAGGGGGGAGTGAGTCAATGCTACAAAAAATTGATTGGAGTGAAGAGCAGCGAACGCATCGCCTTTTGGTCTACATAATTCTTTCCCAACACATTAAATAAATGATAACTGATTGGTTGATTTTTAATGGGCACAATTTATACATATTTGATCGTAACACTCACCACTTTCGTTGTTGTTATATTTAATAAGGGTCGGTGCTCGGTGCTTTTAGCTGTCAACTATTTGTCGCATTTCAATATTGGATCAATATTCCACTGCGTCTTGCAGGCGTCCTTCTTGAGGGAACGAACAATGAAGTTTTGCTGGCGGAGTTTGTTTTCGTATAAATTTGTTTCCTTATTGCTTCTTTACTACCAAAAATATTCTCAGCACAAAACACTCGGTGAAAACCTTGAATTTATTCGTGTTTTCTTTGTAATGTATTCCGTATAATCCTCCCTGTTGGATATAGACAACATAACGCTTTGCTTTACAAAATAAAACTTCTATAAAACATTTTGCACTCGAATAAAAAGTACGGATTATGTTTTAGACACTGGAGTTGTTCCAAATTATTTGTTATTCTAACTTTTTCGACATATTTCTGTTTTGAGGCTGatcgaatgaaatttttttctagtAGAAAGTTCCAACAGAGCGACATCTACTTCTTGACAGTTGTCACAGGGTTGCTTTTGGCCAAAAAGAGGTATATCAACAAGATTGACATGGTTGGTTGAAGGCAACATTGACATGGTAGATGGCCAGATTGATGGGAACATGGTGGATGGCTTGTTGACATTAATTGGGTGGAAATGTTTGGTGGTGAAAATCTTGACCACTAGTGCTCCCAAGTTTATTGTGATCTTTTGTCAAAATAGATATTCTTACAGAAATTAGAAAAACTATAATTTCCTTCTGTCTAATATTGAAATTAAAGTAGATATAACATTTTAAGCTAAAGTTTTATACGATGATGCGATGTTTTAACAGGTTTTAATCTTGTGGATGAAAATTGCCAACGCAAAACTAATTGAAATGTGAATGTACTGAGCTCCAACATTCTAGTATCAATTGAGATAAGAAAATGTTTGTATCCTCCGAATCGCAGAAAAATTCTTTTTTGGAACATACCAAAGCGGCAAGAGAGGAAAGGGCTTTGGAAAAACGTCGTGATTGGGCAGCCATGCAAATACAAGCGCAATGGAAGGGATATGTGGCACGTAGGCAGTATCACAAAAAGATAGTGCAAGTGTTTAGAATCTAAATCTTTAGAGTTCTTATCAATTTAAGTATACCTATGTAATTTTTCATGATATTTAGTTCCGATTTTGACAATTTAATTGGAAATGAAAGAAACGACAAGGATGTCGAGCTCTTACCTGCAAATAATGTATACCCAGTTGTGCGACGCTTCCTTACACATTTTCAACACAAAAAACAAGCCGTAGAGGTTGATGCATCGCGTGAACGATTTGAACGTTTGTGTCGATATCTGAATAAAGCTATGGAATCAGAATCGCCCAAGATGTCATATGCAGCACTTTGTCTACACAAGGATAAAAGGTATGTTGGCAAAGAGCGTTCTTGGAGACTGCAGTCAGATCGACACAATGCTTCGATTATACTCACATATATGCTTTTATCGGTGTTTTGTGTTCTCCGTTTTGAAGTGagcaaagcatttatgtaaatccgACTTTAAGTCTTGTTTATCATACATTTTTGTATTATTTGTCGACAAATTTGTTTGCATTAAATATAGCTTGCCTTGGTTGGCACATATCAAATCTTTTTTGAGTTTATGCTGCCAAATGTTGGAGGACATAAGACCAGGTATAGACCTCACAGATTCTTAAGtttatattataatatttaaaaaatgttcacaGAAAATCATTCCGATAGCATATCTTTGGCATTGTATTTGCATACTTTAGTTGTCTTCACATCACCAAAGTCTTGGGGCATTCTCAGAAGCAAACAGTTTGATAAGGTGCAGCCTGCCTTACAAAAAATATGCTGTAATATTCAAGGGAAATTAGTGCAGTGCGGTTTCTTCAAAACCATGCGAGTAAGTTTGATGAGCAATATTAAAACATTTTTCtagtatatacatacgtaaatatattCGTAATGGCCTTCTGAACTCCGTCCACAGTCAATCCTTTTAAAAGGCACCGCTCGTGAAGATCTTTCTATTAAACCTGTGTCTTTGAAAGCGATAATGACCCTGTCTACCCGCCCTCTAATTGATGGTGAATTCAGTCGTAATTTACTAACTCAATTTCTAACAGAAATTTTATCGGTTCCGGCTCTGGTGTATCATTTAAATATAATAACACCACAGTGCATGGAGCAACTCACTGCGATGCAAGTCCTGAAGCGATTCCTCCAAGCTGCTGAAGATATTATATGGTTTTCAGATTTTATTAACCATATGCCTGTAAGTGTGCTAAATTTATTAAAACTCTCAACTTACGTACGATTGATAAACATACACACGTGCATATCTTCGCATTATAGGGAACTAAGACCCTTGCATTTTTGGGAAACGTCGTGAATATGTTCACTATTGAAAATCCTGTGGAAGCAAAAGAACTGTCCTATCCCCTATTTACGGTAAACTGTATTTACAATGTATAGGTTAATCATTTGTTGTCAATAACTTAGCCTCATAAATACCACAACAGACTGCAGCCACAATACTTTTGGAAAATATTCCCAATACAGTTTCTAACAAAGGAGTGTTTACGCAATGGCATGAATTACTTGGTTGGCACACACCCACATTGGATCCTGCACAAAATCAAAACGTAGCTTTGATCAAAAGACAGTTTCATCTACTATGGGGTCATCGCTGTATTAAAGTTTTATTGGTTGACTTGTTACGAGACATTAATGCTAACTACGAACGCATAGAATTTCAACCGCCCACGCAAGCATCTACAAGTAATTTACTTCGACGAGCATTGGATCGCGGCTCAACTCGAGGTAATTTTAGCAGAGGTAGTAGAATGTGGAGAAGACTCGATGGTAATGATGTCGAACGAGTGTCACGAGTTTGCGCTATGTTTTATGCCGCGTTAAACACACTTTCCCAGCTTAGACTTGACATACTAACAGGTAAGGCAATTATTCAtggcaaataaaaaaaagtttatgtaaCTCTTACGATtggaaattttctatttttacataacaatagtttaaaagGCTTTATTactttgtgttatttttttttaaatgagggGATAAGGAGTTATCAATTTTATTCGTTTGTTTATTTAAAGGCATATGCTACAACGATAACGTTTTGTATGATCTTTGGCTCCTAATTACGTCTCTGGGACCAACTTGTGGTATGAAAGAATTAATGGAATTGCTAAAACATGAAAACGCTTTGAATACACCTCAAATTGCAATGTTAATGTTGTTTTGTGATAGCATGACACACTATGTTACGTAAGTTCaacgttttttttatataaacacaaGTGTGGACAAAAAGCAGCAACATTTATATGCAGAAGGTTGCAAGGACATAATTATATCCTCTAAATCCAGGTTAAACTCCAAGAATGTTGTATTCAAATTCGTGTTAAATTCTAATTTATAATTGCCAGGAACCTAACGAAATGCCCGAATTAATATGGACTTTAGTTCCGTTAAGCCAAAAATGGATAAACGGCTAGACGAAGTTGGTGGAACCGATAAAAATGCACAAATACAGCATAAAATTAaacgcaattaaataaaaatcaacattaaatCAGTAGCTGCTTAAATGAAAACtttaatgtaaaaatgtataaacaaaattatttataaattgaATATTTAAGTAGGTGTACTAAATTGGAGTGTTTACGCTTTTTATGAGCTCGTCCGATATGAGCCTTATTTCCTACATTATGTGAGCCTAAATAGCAGTTCGATCAAACCCCTAAAATGGAGTCCGATCACTATCATAAAAAAGTCTCCTACACGCTCATAATTAGCTCATAATTTACTTCTTATATGCTTTTTCGGAGTCATTTGTTCGCATTAAATAAGGTATTAGATTGCCCCGTTCAGGGCGGattaatttaaatgaaaatttttccaaaataagatatgttgttgttgttgtagcaatacttcgccccatccaataggtgcaaccaatcacaagttgtcatcaatgtcctctaatgggagtccaatgaaacttgctgtttcaacaggggaggaccataatgagagggtgtTAGAAGGTTGGTTccacagttaaagagatggttggtgtcatgtggggacacattacaagcagttttgtatgtcggggttgattctggataggtaagagtttaaccttttgcagtacccagatcgaagttgagctatagTGACGCGTGTTtctctagggagagtgcgttcctctgctagttttgggtattgttctttgagtacaggattcaccgggcaattcccggcttggaggcccgacgcctgtttgtggatttcacataggacctgcttgtgctttttagcttcatacggctgtgttctcaggtgccggatatcctcataatgcttacggaggactccttaagcccctgggcggtgtaggctcatcaatcacaTGTCTATTGGTatgcccaggttcctgggtatacaacagaaactgtttggttagcatttcattcatctacctgatggggagtattctcgcctcattatatagatggtgttctggggacataagaagacagcccgtggcggctctggattttgggtacaattgcggctgcatgctcaccaaaatatatatcctgatcgaacgtcacacccaagattttattGTGTAAGATAGTCGGTAGcctagtgccattgacgtggctgttcaaaatggtcgacatttggaacgtccatgttgtaaataaggtcgccgatgttTTAgccggtgacaatgtcaggtttcgcgaggcgaagaaactggagagatcggggagatagctgtttattttgttacaaagttttagattaatgagttttaGTCCAACAAAGTAAAAGTTGGAAGTTTCATACTCCGCAcaaatttttgtaaacaaatttagCTTTTGTAAACCAGCGTACTTTCCGCGTTTTTTTCCAAAATAATCAAAAGGATACTAACAAAGGAAAAACTCCGATAAAA
The Eurosta solidaginis isolate ZX-2024a chromosome 5, ASM4086904v1, whole genome shotgun sequence DNA segment above includes these coding regions:
- the LOC137253624 gene encoding ubiquitin-protein ligase E3B isoform X2, with the protein product MFVSSESQKNSFLEHTKAAREERALEKRRDWAAMQIQAQWKGYVARRQYHKKIVSDFDNLIGNERNDKDVELLPANNVYPVVRRFLTHFQHKKQAVEVDASRERFERLCRYLNKAMESESPKMSYAALCLHKDKSLPWLAHIKSFLSLCCQMLEDIRPENHSDSISLALYLHTLVVFTSPKSWGILRSKQFDKVQPALQKICCNIQGKLVQCGFFKTMRSILLKGTAREDLSIKPVSLKAIMTLSTRPLIDGEFSRNLLTQFLTEILSVPALVYHLNIITPQCMEQLTAMQVLKRFLQAAEDIIWFSDFINHMPGTKTLAFLGNVVNMFTIENPVEAKELSYPLFTTAATILLENIPNTVSNKGVFTQWHELLGWHTPTLDPAQNQNVALIKRQFHLLWGHRCIKVLLVDLLRDINANYERIEFQPPTQASTSNLLRRALDRGSTRGNFSRGSRMWRRLDGNDVERVSRVCAMFYAALNTLSQLRLDILTGICYNDNVLYDLWLLITSLGPTCGMKELMELLKHENALNTPQIAMLMLFCDSMTHYVTILDEYEMYTEQKPFLLNDFVMLTYFLNNILYKIINDNLLVFVSLHTLLLCLYRRDCRRSFAPINHWLIPEVKPSTFINDLEKAKRHAVILLQKMPHIIPHDDRVKLFRKFVQNEKAVMGLTESACASPRSALIVVHRDRIVEDGYRQLAALRPHALKGVIRVRFINQQGLHEAGIDQDGVFKEFLEETIKKVFDPALNLFKTTSDQRLYPSPISYVQDNHLQLFEFVGRMLGKAVYEGIVVDVPFASFFLSQLLGQTHQALYSCMDELPSLDNELYRSLTFIKHYKQDVSELNLTFSVDQDVMGKIVTHELHPGGKARAVTDHNKLVYIHYMAYFHMNTQIREQTQAFNRGFRSIVNPEWLSLFSPPELQRLISGDTVPLDLRDLRKHTQYYGGFHDSHRVVGWLWDILAKDFTEEERKLFLKFVTSCSKPPLLGFANLEPPFSIRCVEVGDDEDTGDTIGSVIRGFFTIRKKDPLNRLPTSSTCFNLLKLPNYQKKSTLRDKLRYAVSSNTGFELS
- the LOC137253624 gene encoding ubiquitin-protein ligase E3B isoform X1: MFVSSESQKNSFLEHTKAAREERALEKRRDWAAMQIQAQWKGYVARRQYHKKIVSDFDNLIGNERNDKDVELLPANNVYPVVRRFLTHFQHKKQAVEVDASRERFERLCRYLNKAMESESPKMSYAALCLHKDKSLPWLAHIKSFLSLCCQMLEDIRPENHSDSISLALYLHTLVVFTSPKSWGILRSKQFDKVQPALQKICCNIQGKLVQCGFFKTMRSILLKGTAREDLSIKPVSLKAIMTLSTRPLIDGEFSRNLLTQFLTEILSVPALVYHLNIITPQCMEQLTAMQVLKRFLQAAEDIIWFSDFINHMPGTKTLAFLGNVVNMFTIENPVEAKELSYPLFTTAATILLENIPNTVSNKGVFTQWHELLGWHTPTLDPAQNQNVALIKRQFHLLWGHRCIKVLLVDLLRDINANYERIEFQPPTQASTSNLLRRALDRGSTRGNFSRGSRMWRRLDGNDVERVSRVCAMFYAALNTLSQLRLDILTGICYNDNVLYDLWLLITSLGPTCGMKELMELLKHENALNTPQIAMLMLFCDSMTHYVTILDEYEMYTEQKPFLLNDFVMLTYFLNNILYKIINDNLLGTKNVTQCPVFVSLHTLLLCLYRRDCRRSFAPINHWLIPEVKPSTFINDLEKAKRHAVILLQKMPHIIPHDDRVKLFRKFVQNEKAVMGLTESACASPRSALIVVHRDRIVEDGYRQLAALRPHALKGVIRVRFINQQGLHEAGIDQDGVFKEFLEETIKKVFDPALNLFKTTSDQRLYPSPISYVQDNHLQLFEFVGRMLGKAVYEGIVVDVPFASFFLSQLLGQTHQALYSCMDELPSLDNELYRSLTFIKHYKQDVSELNLTFSVDQDVMGKIVTHELHPGGKARAVTDHNKLVYIHYMAYFHMNTQIREQTQAFNRGFRSIVNPEWLSLFSPPELQRLISGDTVPLDLRDLRKHTQYYGGFHDSHRVVGWLWDILAKDFTEEERKLFLKFVTSCSKPPLLGFANLEPPFSIRCVEVGDDEDTGDTIGSVIRGFFTIRKKDPLNRLPTSSTCFNLLKLPNYQKKSTLRDKLRYAVSSNTGFELS